One window of Ardenticatena maritima genomic DNA carries:
- a CDS encoding PAS domain-containing sensor histidine kinase, translating to MSVKRQLDQVVPPEQRLEIARGVLRLVRRRLFIDRPAPDILAQFQVWLDEMLTYLLDVDAPIDEEYVTALGQTLINDQHLATPIVLEETQTRVLDALLASPALEREQREAVLARCIRMWAIINRAFEDTREKWILERQASIQEALFRSRQHIEEQLRESEARYRSLVELSPDAIILHRNGTILYANQTTYHMFGLQPDGSLVGTSIYTSLKPEYHDLVRQRVQQVQQHGRKVPTMREVLRRADGTEIHIEVAAAPVMYKGEQVVMVVARDVTERVRVEEELNEARARLAQAQEQERLRLAQELHDDVIQSLVVMRYTVQTTRNLLRSCDAPFAAEVQEALQSLQEQIREVTDTLRSYVRELRPAGLHELGLKEALQGYLERVAESAMEKGVHLHISLQDPPSSLPEPLALTIFRAAQEGVRNALMHADPTHVWISLRFDDARAVLCVRDDGVGFNAPEQLSEFALQDHFGLVGIQERAAWVGGTLHIDSAPGKGTVLEVRLPLPSKGAKSALSHTFIEESR from the coding sequence ATGAGCGTCAAACGGCAACTTGACCAGGTTGTACCGCCTGAACAGCGTCTTGAAATTGCGCGTGGCGTTTTGCGGCTGGTGCGGCGTCGTCTCTTCATTGACCGCCCCGCCCCCGACATTCTTGCGCAGTTCCAGGTCTGGCTGGACGAGATGTTGACATACCTGCTCGATGTGGATGCCCCGATTGACGAGGAATACGTGACAGCGTTGGGGCAAACACTCATCAATGACCAGCACCTGGCGACGCCGATTGTCTTGGAAGAGACCCAAACGCGCGTGCTGGATGCGCTTCTGGCCTCTCCTGCACTTGAACGTGAACAGCGTGAAGCCGTGCTGGCGCGCTGTATTCGCATGTGGGCTATCATCAACCGTGCATTTGAAGATACACGTGAAAAGTGGATTTTGGAACGTCAGGCGAGTATTCAGGAAGCGTTGTTCCGGAGCCGCCAGCACATTGAAGAACAACTGCGCGAAAGTGAAGCCCGTTATCGCTCACTTGTGGAACTCTCGCCAGACGCCATTATTTTGCACCGCAACGGTACAATTTTGTACGCCAACCAAACGACTTATCACATGTTCGGTCTCCAACCTGATGGAAGTCTGGTTGGAACGTCTATTTATACCTCTCTCAAACCCGAATACCATGATTTGGTGCGGCAACGTGTGCAACAGGTGCAGCAACACGGGCGAAAAGTGCCCACGATGCGGGAAGTATTGCGGCGGGCGGATGGCACAGAGATTCATATCGAAGTCGCGGCGGCGCCCGTGATGTACAAAGGTGAGCAAGTGGTGATGGTGGTGGCGCGCGATGTTACCGAGCGTGTGCGCGTTGAAGAGGAATTGAACGAGGCGCGCGCGCGGCTGGCGCAAGCCCAGGAGCAGGAACGTTTGCGGTTGGCGCAAGAACTGCATGACGATGTCATCCAGTCGTTGGTGGTCATGCGCTACACCGTGCAGACGACGCGCAACCTTTTGCGCTCCTGCGATGCACCGTTCGCGGCGGAAGTGCAGGAGGCGTTGCAATCCCTGCAAGAGCAGATTCGCGAGGTGACGGACACGTTGCGCAGTTATGTGCGCGAATTGCGCCCCGCCGGATTGCATGAATTGGGCTTGAAGGAAGCCTTGCAGGGGTATCTGGAACGTGTGGCTGAGAGTGCAATGGAGAAGGGTGTGCATTTGCACATCTCCTTGCAAGACCCCCCTTCATCTTTACCCGAACCGCTGGCATTGACGATTTTCCGCGCGGCGCAAGAGGGGGTTCGCAATGCGCTGATGCACGCCGACCCTACGCATGTCTGGATTTCTTTGCGTTTCGACGATGCGCGCGCCGTTTTGTGTGTGCGCGATGATGGTGTGGGATTCAATGCGCCTGAACAACTGAGTGAGTTCGCCTTGCAAGACCATTTTGGGCTGGTGGGCATTCAAGAACGCGCCGCGTGGGTGGGCGGTACGCTGCATATTGATTCCGCCCCCGGAAAAGGGACTGTGCTGGAAGTTCGGTTGCCTTTGCCATCCAAAGGGGCGAAAAGCGCCTTGTCTCACACGTTTATTGAAGAGTCACGTTGA
- a CDS encoding zinc-binding dehydrogenase gives MRAAIMEQHGGPEVVRIADVPTPEPGPGEVRVRVRASALNHLDLWVLKGLPGLPPSFPHVSGCDVAGVVESLGEGVEGWEIGERVLINPTLSCGECEWCAHGEDSLCDHFAIIGEHRWGGLAEYIVVPARNLHRIPDHLSFEEAAAIPLVFATAWRMLMTQAAIRPGEIVLILGAGGGVNSAAIQIARAAGCRVWATTSSDEKMERARALGAEFVVNYRENEQWAKEIWQRSGKKGVHVVVDNVGQATWSDSIRLLRKGGRLVTVGATTGPKGETDIRYVFWRQLKIIGSTMSSRGEFLDLMRLVEMGVLKPVIDRILPLDRIQEALTILDRGEQFGKIVIRIPE, from the coding sequence ATGCGAGCAGCCATCATGGAACAACATGGTGGACCGGAAGTTGTCCGCATTGCCGACGTCCCCACACCTGAGCCGGGTCCGGGCGAAGTCCGTGTGCGGGTGCGCGCGTCGGCGCTGAATCATCTGGATTTGTGGGTGCTGAAAGGCTTGCCCGGCTTGCCGCCCAGTTTTCCGCATGTGAGCGGGTGCGACGTTGCCGGCGTTGTTGAATCGCTCGGCGAAGGCGTCGAAGGCTGGGAGATTGGCGAGCGGGTGCTCATCAATCCAACGTTGAGTTGCGGCGAATGTGAGTGGTGCGCACACGGTGAAGATAGCCTGTGCGACCATTTTGCCATCATCGGCGAACACCGTTGGGGAGGGCTTGCTGAATACATCGTTGTCCCCGCCCGCAACCTGCACCGCATTCCCGACCATCTCTCGTTTGAGGAAGCCGCCGCGATTCCGCTCGTCTTTGCCACCGCTTGGCGCATGTTGATGACCCAAGCCGCCATTCGCCCCGGCGAGATTGTGCTCATTCTGGGCGCCGGCGGCGGCGTCAACAGTGCCGCCATCCAAATTGCGCGTGCCGCCGGGTGTCGTGTCTGGGCGACTACGAGTAGCGATGAAAAAATGGAACGGGCGCGCGCATTGGGGGCGGAATTCGTCGTCAACTATCGCGAAAACGAGCAATGGGCGAAAGAAATCTGGCAACGGTCGGGCAAGAAGGGTGTGCACGTTGTTGTAGACAACGTGGGGCAAGCCACCTGGTCGGACAGCATTCGCCTGCTTCGCAAAGGGGGGCGTCTGGTGACAGTAGGCGCCACCACAGGCCCTAAAGGTGAAACCGACATTCGTTATGTCTTCTGGAGGCAATTGAAAATCATCGGTTCCACCATGTCATCGCGCGGCGAGTTTCTCGACCTGATGCGCCTGGTTGAAATGGGTGTGCTCAAGCCAGTCATTGACCGCATTCTGCCGCTTGACCGCATTCAAGAAGCCCTGACCATCCTTGACCGCGGCGAACAATTTGGCAAGATCGTCATTCGCATTCCAGAATAA
- a CDS encoding LolA-like protein, with the protein MSYRTYLRTLVVFVFIVALTACGGGESGESGESANAGDTSPPTATAAPTNTPEPTNTPEPTTPPETGENNPQQEQESTMGGEASSASIFETFGVKSYRVRMSIETSGEAFEGQTQDTPFASGNMEIVGEYVAEPPAAHVVMNVGGEVFAEYIVVGNEAWARIPLFDDNWMASSVEEVPDFTDIGTPIDVETIENELSDIEKVGTETINGIQTTHYHFDKTTLLAALDDPEAAAELQLMDTVEGDFWLAEGGIPIKWRMMFSGKGISSENPEAEGTLIMTYELGDFNAEFAIEAPEETPLSELLGIDLEIPASAVREFQFQQSVGLLIPDMTVQDAVNYFRTQLSALGFEANDASSFQDETSALLQFESETQSVMVSVDPADDGQGVSVFIAVEDK; encoded by the coding sequence ATGTCTTACCGAACGTATTTGCGTACCCTGGTCGTCTTCGTTTTCATCGTCGCCCTGACCGCATGCGGCGGTGGTGAAAGCGGCGAAAGTGGCGAAAGCGCCAATGCTGGCGACACATCACCACCAACCGCCACGGCCGCACCCACCAACACCCCTGAACCAACCAACACACCCGAACCCACCACACCGCCCGAAACCGGTGAAAACAACCCCCAACAAGAGCAAGAGAGCACTATGGGCGGTGAAGCCAGCAGTGCTTCCATCTTTGAAACGTTTGGCGTCAAGAGTTATCGCGTGCGCATGAGCATTGAAACATCTGGCGAAGCCTTTGAGGGGCAAACGCAGGATACGCCTTTCGCCAGCGGCAACATGGAAATTGTGGGCGAGTACGTTGCTGAACCGCCTGCCGCGCATGTGGTGATGAACGTGGGCGGCGAAGTGTTTGCCGAGTACATTGTCGTCGGCAACGAAGCCTGGGCACGCATCCCGCTCTTCGACGACAACTGGATGGCGAGTTCCGTTGAGGAAGTCCCCGATTTCACGGACATCGGCACACCTATTGACGTGGAAACCATCGAAAATGAATTATCCGACATCGAGAAAGTGGGAACCGAGACCATCAACGGTATCCAAACAACGCATTATCACTTTGACAAAACCACCTTGCTGGCGGCGCTGGACGACCCCGAAGCCGCAGCCGAGTTGCAACTGATGGATACCGTCGAAGGCGATTTCTGGCTGGCGGAAGGTGGCATTCCCATCAAATGGCGCATGATGTTCTCCGGAAAAGGTATCTCTTCCGAAAATCCGGAAGCCGAGGGCACGCTCATCATGACATACGAGTTGGGCGATTTCAACGCTGAATTTGCGATTGAAGCGCCCGAAGAAACGCCGTTGAGCGAACTGCTGGGGATTGACCTGGAAATTCCCGCGTCAGCCGTGCGCGAGTTTCAATTCCAGCAAAGTGTGGGGCTTCTCATTCCTGATATGACCGTGCAAGATGCGGTCAACTACTTCCGCACGCAACTCAGCGCCCTGGGATTTGAAGCAAACGATGCGAGTTCGTTCCAGGACGAAACGAGCGCACTGCTTCAATTTGAGTCCGAGACGCAATCCGTGATGGTCTCGGTGGACCCAGCCGACGATGGGCAAGGGGTGAGCGTCTTCATCGCTGTTGAAGACAAATAA
- a CDS encoding SH3 domain-containing protein, with product MRRMFMLMLVCWGVLLMGCAPSSEEATREATPLVLVEEASPTPEMQTSVVAVSPTPETPVTASPTPTVGMPPELSGACRLVVDADTTVYMRPSTEADVFGLLTAGETVELVARTADEWVAFEPGVAQAANVGVFRYRWVRLGETAHVEGNCETLPEVWAPRADGCYLMVILETPVYAEPRDDAPLLITLVPEMVAAVVGWNADRTWAQVDLSDGTVGVSGAGWVQADTLNLNGPCDTLPVVEE from the coding sequence ATGCGGCGTATGTTCATGCTGATGCTCGTCTGTTGGGGCGTGTTGCTGATGGGGTGCGCGCCTTCGTCCGAGGAGGCCACACGTGAAGCCACACCGCTTGTGTTGGTTGAAGAGGCGTCGCCCACGCCTGAGATGCAAACGTCTGTGGTGGCGGTTTCACCGACGCCTGAAACCCCTGTGACGGCTTCACCGACGCCCACCGTGGGCATGCCGCCCGAGTTGAGCGGGGCGTGTCGCCTTGTGGTGGACGCCGACACAACAGTGTACATGCGCCCCTCAACAGAAGCGGATGTGTTTGGTCTGCTGACGGCTGGGGAGACCGTGGAACTTGTCGCCCGTACCGCCGATGAGTGGGTGGCGTTTGAGCCGGGCGTGGCGCAAGCCGCAAATGTGGGGGTTTTTCGCTACCGCTGGGTTCGTCTGGGTGAAACGGCGCACGTAGAAGGCAATTGTGAAACATTGCCCGAAGTCTGGGCGCCGCGTGCGGATGGGTGTTATTTGATGGTGATACTGGAAACACCGGTCTATGCCGAGCCGCGCGACGATGCGCCGCTGCTCATCACGTTAGTGCCTGAGATGGTGGCGGCTGTCGTCGGGTGGAACGCCGACCGGACATGGGCGCAAGTGGATTTGAGTGATGGCACGGTGGGCGTGAGTGGTGCAGGGTGGGTGCAGGCTGACACGCTCAACCTCAATGGTCCATGCGACACCTTGCCGGTGGTTGAGGAATAA
- a CDS encoding acyl-CoA thioesterase, with product MKAHEYPFTVTIEVQFRDTDAMGHVNNAVYFTYMETARSKYVMHLMNRQGLDALQMILARACCSFRSPAFFGETLTVGVGISRIGNKSFDMVYCIEGPDGRLVAEGESTQVMYDYEAGHSIPVPEAFRARVAEVQGAWQPPTQT from the coding sequence ATGAAGGCGCATGAGTACCCTTTTACCGTGACGATTGAAGTCCAGTTTCGCGATACCGACGCGATGGGGCATGTCAACAACGCCGTCTATTTCACCTACATGGAGACAGCGCGCTCCAAATACGTCATGCACTTGATGAATCGCCAGGGGTTAGATGCTTTGCAGATGATTTTGGCGCGTGCGTGCTGTTCGTTTCGTAGCCCCGCTTTCTTTGGCGAAACGTTGACGGTGGGCGTGGGCATTTCACGCATTGGCAACAAGAGTTTCGACATGGTCTATTGCATTGAAGGACCGGATGGGCGTCTGGTCGCCGAGGGGGAAAGCACCCAGGTCATGTACGATTACGAGGCGGGGCACTCCATCCCGGTGCCGGAAGCGTTTCGGGCGCGCGTGGCGGAAGTGCAGGGGGCATGGCAGCCGCCAACCCAAACGTAA
- a CDS encoding LabA-like NYN domain-containing protein gives MQFFPMHKRYGRIAIFIDGSNLYHTVRDLGVHIDYKRILEYFSRDGILLRAFYYTALLEDRTPDWLIRLTDWLSYNGYVVITKQARTFRRRYVDDSGQTHTVSETKGNIDIELAIDMLSLAPYYDTAILFSGDGDFVRLVEAVQRLGVRVVVVSSERTRENMVSDDLRRQADEFIDLADIAEHIMMQGQE, from the coding sequence ATGCAATTTTTCCCAATGCACAAACGGTATGGGCGCATCGCCATTTTCATTGACGGTTCCAACCTCTACCATACGGTGCGCGATCTTGGCGTACACATTGACTACAAACGTATCCTGGAATACTTCTCGCGGGATGGCATTTTGTTGCGCGCGTTCTACTACACGGCGCTTTTGGAAGACCGCACCCCTGACTGGCTCATTCGCCTGACCGATTGGTTGAGTTATAACGGCTACGTGGTGATTACCAAGCAGGCGCGCACTTTCCGCCGGCGCTATGTGGATGATTCGGGGCAGACACATACGGTGAGCGAAACCAAAGGCAACATTGATATCGAACTGGCGATTGATATGCTTTCGCTCGCTCCATATTACGACACCGCTATTTTATTCAGCGGTGATGGCGATTTTGTGCGCCTTGTGGAAGCCGTCCAGCGGTTGGGGGTGCGTGTGGTGGTTGTAAGCAGTGAGCGCACACGCGAGAACATGGTTTCGGATGACCTGCGCCGCCAGGCGGATGAATTCATTGACCTGGCTGACATTGCCGAGCATATCATGATGCAGGGGCAGGAATAG
- a CDS encoding aminopeptidase, whose protein sequence is MHETKTYTLDDLLPGARVAVGQCLNVGAHDRVYIITDRDTLLIGEALAEAARERGAAAVRTVLLEDFGQRPFTDLPEGFIEAIVDFAPTVTFYAAQAQPGEIAFRIKMGGELRQRLNVRHGHMIGITPDLMVSGMLADYEEVAALTMRVYERVKDAREIRVTNADGTDFTVQLAPGELRWIPCTGLYHTPGDWGNLPEGELFTSPATANGILTANLLGDHFSEKYGLLDEPVRFTVQNGEVVRVEHPNSAIAEDVWTYLNSAENGRRVGEFAIGTNTALTELTGNLLQDEKYPGVHVAFGNPYPDLTGAQWSSRVHVDVIPLRVNIFVDGVQIMKEGQFLFEEI, encoded by the coding sequence ATGCACGAGACCAAAACCTACACACTCGATGACCTGTTGCCTGGCGCGCGTGTCGCGGTTGGGCAATGCCTCAATGTTGGCGCGCATGACCGCGTCTATATCATCACCGACCGCGACACCCTGCTGATTGGCGAAGCCCTGGCCGAAGCCGCGCGTGAACGCGGGGCGGCGGCGGTACGCACGGTGTTGCTGGAAGATTTTGGGCAGCGTCCCTTCACCGACCTTCCCGAAGGGTTCATCGAAGCGATTGTAGATTTTGCGCCAACCGTTACCTTTTACGCCGCGCAAGCCCAGCCGGGCGAAATTGCGTTCCGCATCAAGATGGGCGGCGAATTGCGCCAACGGCTCAATGTGCGCCATGGGCATATGATTGGTATCACGCCGGATTTGATGGTGAGCGGCATGCTGGCGGATTACGAGGAAGTTGCCGCGTTGACCATGCGCGTGTATGAGCGCGTGAAGGATGCGCGCGAGATTCGCGTCACGAACGCGGACGGCACCGATTTCACTGTCCAACTGGCGCCTGGCGAACTGCGCTGGATTCCCTGCACCGGCTTGTATCACACCCCCGGCGATTGGGGCAACTTACCCGAAGGCGAACTCTTTACCTCGCCGGCGACAGCCAACGGCATCCTCACGGCGAACTTGCTCGGCGACCATTTCAGCGAAAAATACGGCTTGCTGGACGAACCGGTGCGCTTCACGGTGCAGAATGGCGAAGTCGTGCGGGTTGAGCACCCCAATAGCGCCATTGCGGAAGATGTTTGGACGTATCTCAACAGTGCCGAAAACGGTCGCCGCGTAGGCGAGTTTGCGATCGGCACCAATACGGCGCTCACCGAACTTACGGGCAATTTGTTGCAGGATGAAAAATATCCGGGCGTGCATGTGGCGTTTGGCAACCCCTACCCCGACCTGACGGGTGCCCAATGGAGCAGCCGCGTGCATGTGGATGTCATTCCGTTGCGTGTCAACATTTTTGTGGATGGCGTGCAAATCATGAAAGAAGGACAATTTTTGTTTGAGGAGATTTGA
- a CDS encoding ABC transporter permease subunit, whose translation MWAIFKHQMRRFRGSILGWGIPLAALAAYLIPFYSSMGAQLQLMEELLKAYPPELLAFFGAADAQSMLTPEGFMHVELFSYLPVVLGIFALLSGSGLLASDEEKGFLDLLLSLPVSRSALFGARLCAWGLTTLVILALIWAALAATAVAESFAIGPAALLLPFVDVASMLFLVGSLALCLSQFLPSRRVAAMVVGVLLLASFFVNGLAQVDPDLLDVARLLPLYYYQGGAAVNGLNMTWLVGKGMVGAFFLALGWWRFTRRDVRVSGEGDWPNWRRLVRRRKTAVARPAPALES comes from the coding sequence ATGTGGGCTATTTTCAAGCACCAAATGCGCCGTTTTCGCGGGAGCATTCTCGGCTGGGGGATTCCACTGGCGGCGTTGGCGGCGTACCTCATTCCTTTCTATTCGAGCATGGGGGCGCAACTGCAACTCATGGAAGAGTTGTTGAAAGCCTATCCCCCCGAACTGCTGGCGTTCTTTGGGGCGGCTGATGCCCAATCTATGCTGACCCCCGAAGGCTTTATGCATGTTGAACTCTTTTCCTACTTGCCGGTTGTCCTTGGAATTTTTGCCTTGCTTTCGGGAAGCGGTTTGCTCGCCTCGGATGAAGAAAAAGGCTTTCTGGACCTCTTGCTTTCGCTTCCCGTGAGCCGTTCGGCATTGTTTGGGGCGCGTTTGTGCGCCTGGGGATTGACGACGCTGGTCATCTTGGCATTGATTTGGGCGGCACTGGCGGCAACAGCCGTCGCCGAATCGTTTGCGATAGGCCCCGCAGCGTTGCTTTTGCCCTTCGTAGATGTTGCCAGCATGCTCTTTCTGGTGGGCAGTCTGGCGCTCTGCCTCAGCCAATTCTTGCCGTCGCGCCGTGTGGCCGCCATGGTGGTAGGCGTCTTGTTGCTTGCCAGTTTCTTCGTGAACGGGCTCGCACAAGTTGACCCCGACTTGCTGGATGTGGCGCGTTTGTTGCCGCTCTACTACTACCAGGGTGGCGCAGCCGTCAATGGCCTGAACATGACCTGGCTGGTCGGCAAAGGCATGGTGGGGGCGTTTTTCCTGGCGTTGGGCTGGTGGCGGTTCACCCGGCGCGATGTGCGCGTGAGCGGTGAAGGCGATTGGCCGAACTGGCGGCGCCTCGTCCGACGCCGCAAAACGGCGGTTGCACGACCTGCACCAGCGCTTGAATCCTGA